A genomic segment from Malus domestica chromosome 05, GDT2T_hap1 encodes:
- the LOC103425227 gene encoding bifunctional aspartokinase/homoserine dehydrogenase 1, chloroplastic-like isoform X1, with translation MASLAWVISSNPGHALSPNILAHDAKPRKICYSQCSTFFLPPHRSPICRMGFVSGLERKRSLKTRIFASVTVDTPVNAYPEKVQLPKGDCWSVHKFGGTCVGSSERIKNVAKIILSDDSERKMVVVSAMSKVTDMMYDLIYKAQSRDEAYISALDAVLEKHKSTALDLLDGDDLSSFLAQLHHDISNLKAMLRAIYIAGHATESFTDFVVGHGELWSAQMLSCVIRKNGLDCNWMDTREVLIVNPTSSNQVDPDLKESEDRLEKWYSKNPSKTIVAAGFIASTPQNIPTTLKRDGSDFSAAIMGALFKAGQVTIWTDVDGVYSADPRKVSEAVILKTLSYQEAWEMSYFGANVLHPRTIIPVMQYDIPIIIRNVFNLAAPGTKICRPTEDETDQGLESFVKGFATIDNLALVNVEGTGMAGVPGTASDIFSAVKDVGANVIMISQASSEHSVCFAVPEKEVNAVSELLQSRFREALNAGRLSQVQVIPNCSILAAVGQKMASTPGVSATLFNALAKANINVRAIAQGCTEYNITVVIKREDCIRALRAVHSRFYLSRTTIAVGIIGPGLIGATLLDQLRDQAATLKEEFNIDLRVMGITGSRTMLLSEAGVDLSRWRELQKEKGAVADMEKFVQHVHGNHFIPNTVLVDCTADSSIASHYYDWLRKGIHVVTPNKKANSGPLDQYLKLRALQRQSYTHYFYEATVGAGLPIINTLQGLLETGDKILRIEGIFSGTLSYIFNNFTGGRTFSEVVAEAKQAGYTEPDPRDDLSGTDVCRKVIILARESGLKLELSDIPVESLVPEPLKDSASAEEFMQKLPQFDQEMSKKREIAEDAGGVLRFVGVVDMVNQKGEVKLQTYKNDHPFAQLSGADNIIAFTTTRYKAQPLIIRGPGAGAEVTAGGVFSDLLRLASYLGAPS, from the exons ATGGCGTCGCTCGCCTGGGTGATCTCCAGTAATCCCGGCCACGCGCTCTCCCCCAACATATTGGCTCACGACGCCAAGCCCAGGAAGATCTGCTACTCTCAATGCTCTACATTCTTTCTCCCTCCTCACCGCTCTCCCATTTGCAG AatgggttttgtttctgggctGGAAAGGAAAAGGTCACTCAAAACCCGTATCTTTGCGTCAGTCACAG TAGATACTCCAGTAAATGCATACCCAGAGAAAGTTCAGCTTCCTAAAGGTGACTGTTGGTCCGTCCATAAATTTGGTGGCACCTGTGTGGGGAGTTCAGAAAGAATTAAGAATGTTGCAAAAATAATTCTTAGTGATGACTCAGAGAGGAAGATGGTAGTTGTCTCGGCAATGTCCAAGGTAACGGACATGATGTATGATCTTATCTACAAGGCTCAATCACGAGATGAGGCCTACATATCTGCATTAGATGCCGTTTTAGAAAAGCACAAATCTACAGCTCTTGATTTACTTGATGGGGATGATCTTAGTAGTTTCTTAGCACAATTGCATCACGACATCAGTAACTTGAAAGCGATGCTTCGTGCTATATACATTG CTGGTCATGCGACAGAATCGTTCACAGATTTTGTTGTCGGACATGGAGAGTTATGGTCTGCGCAGATGTTGTCATGTGTTATTAGAAAG AATGGGTTAGATTGCAATTGGATGGATACAAGGGAAGTGCTTATTGTAAATCCTACAAGTTCTAATCAAGTTGATCCTGATTTAAAGGAATCTGAAGACAGACTTGAGAAATGGTATTCCAAAAACCCATCAAAAACAATTGTAGCTGCCGGCTTCATTGCTAGCACACCTCAAAATATTCCTACTACTTTGAAGAGAGATGGAAGTGACTTCTCTGCAGCAATCATGGGTGCCTTATTCAAGGCCGGTCAAGTCACAATTTGGACAGATGTTGATGGAGTCTATAGTGCAGATCCCAGAAAAG TCAGTGAGGCAGTGATTCTGAAGACTCTGTCTTATCAAGAAGCCTGGGAAATG TCTTATTTTGGGGCAAATGTTCTGCACCCACGCACTATCATCCCAGTGATGCAATATGACATTCCAATTATAATAAGGAACGTTTTCAACCTTGCTGCACCTGGAACAAAAATTTGTCGCCCTACTGAGGATGAAACTGATCAGGGTTTGGAGTCGTTTGTCAAAGGATTTGCCACAATAGACAACTTGGCCCTTGTCAATGTGGAAGG AACTGGAATGGCTGGTGTTCCTGGTACAGCAAGTGATATATTCAGTGCTGTAAAGGATGTTGGGGCTAATGTTATTATGATATCTCAG GCTAGTAGTGAGCACTCTGTGTGCTTTGCTGTCCCTGAGAAGGAAGTAAATGCTGTTTCTGAGTTACTGCAGTCTAGATTTCGTGAGGCTTTGAATGCTGGGCGTCTTTCTCAG GTTCAAGTCATTCCAAACTGTAGTATTTTGGCAGCAGTTGGCCAAAAAATGGCCAGTACTCCAGGAGTTAGTGCAACTCTTTTCAATGCACTGGCAAAG GCAAACATTAATGTGCGTGCAATTGCTCAGGGTTGTACTGAGTACAATATTACTGTAGTGATAAAGCGGGAGGATTGTATTAGGGCTCTGAGAGCTGTCCATTCTAGATTCTATCTTTCAAGAACCACAATAGCGGTGGGCATCATCGGACCTGGTCTGATTGGTGCCACATTACTAGATCAATTAAGGGATCAG GCAGCTACCCTCAAGGAAGAGTTTAACATCGATTTGCGTGTTATGGGAATCACTGGCTCACGGACAATGCTTTTGAGTGAGGC GGGTGTTGACTTATCTAGATGGAGAGAACTTCAAAAAGAGAAAGGAGCTGTGGCAGATATGGAAAAGTTTGTGCAGCATGTACATGGGAATCATTTTATTCCAAATACTGTTTTGGTTGACTGCACAGCTGACTCTAGTATTGCAAGCCATTACTATGACTGGTTGCGGAAAGGAATTCACGTAGTCACTCCCAACAAAAAGGCCAATTCAGGGCCGCTTGATCAA TATTTAAAATTACGAGCTCTTCAACGGCAATCATATACACATTACTTCTATGAAGCTACTGTTGGAGCTGGTCTGCCAATTATTAATACATTACAAGGTCTCCTCGAAACTGGAGACAAAATATTGCGTATTGAGGGCATCTTCAG TGGTACTCTGAGTTATATCTTTAACAATTTCACTGGAGGACGCACTTTTAGTGAGGTGGTGGCTGAAGCAAAGCAGGCAGGTTATACTGAGCCGGATCCAAGGGATGACTTATCTGGAACAGATGTTTGCAGAAAG GTGATAATTCTTGCTAGAGAATCTGGTCTTAAGCTGGAGCTCTCTGACATCCCTGTTGAAAGCCTTGTGCCGGAACCGTTGAAG GATAGTGCATCAGCCGAGGAATTCATGCAAAAACTTCCACAATTTGATCAAGAGATGAGTAAGAAAAGAGAGATAGCTGAGGATGCAGGAGGA GTCTTGAGATTCGTTGGGGTGGTTGACATGGTCAATCAGAAAGGGGAAGTGAAGCTGCAGACGTACAAGAATGATCATCCATTTGCTCAGCTTTCCGGGGCAGATAATATAATAGCGTTCACAACAACTAGATACAAAGCTCAACCCCTAATAATACGTGGACCTGGTGCTGGTGCTGAAGTCACTGCTGGTGGAGTCTTCAGTGACCTGTTGCGGCTTGCTTCGTACCTTGGTGCCCCGTCATAG
- the LOC103425227 gene encoding bifunctional aspartokinase/homoserine dehydrogenase 1, chloroplastic-like isoform X2 codes for MASLAWVISSNPGHALSPNILAHDAKPRKICYSQCSTFFLPPHRSPICRMGFVSGLERKRSLKTRIFASVTDTPVNAYPEKVQLPKGDCWSVHKFGGTCVGSSERIKNVAKIILSDDSERKMVVVSAMSKVTDMMYDLIYKAQSRDEAYISALDAVLEKHKSTALDLLDGDDLSSFLAQLHHDISNLKAMLRAIYIAGHATESFTDFVVGHGELWSAQMLSCVIRKNGLDCNWMDTREVLIVNPTSSNQVDPDLKESEDRLEKWYSKNPSKTIVAAGFIASTPQNIPTTLKRDGSDFSAAIMGALFKAGQVTIWTDVDGVYSADPRKVSEAVILKTLSYQEAWEMSYFGANVLHPRTIIPVMQYDIPIIIRNVFNLAAPGTKICRPTEDETDQGLESFVKGFATIDNLALVNVEGTGMAGVPGTASDIFSAVKDVGANVIMISQASSEHSVCFAVPEKEVNAVSELLQSRFREALNAGRLSQVQVIPNCSILAAVGQKMASTPGVSATLFNALAKANINVRAIAQGCTEYNITVVIKREDCIRALRAVHSRFYLSRTTIAVGIIGPGLIGATLLDQLRDQAATLKEEFNIDLRVMGITGSRTMLLSEAGVDLSRWRELQKEKGAVADMEKFVQHVHGNHFIPNTVLVDCTADSSIASHYYDWLRKGIHVVTPNKKANSGPLDQYLKLRALQRQSYTHYFYEATVGAGLPIINTLQGLLETGDKILRIEGIFSGTLSYIFNNFTGGRTFSEVVAEAKQAGYTEPDPRDDLSGTDVCRKVIILARESGLKLELSDIPVESLVPEPLKDSASAEEFMQKLPQFDQEMSKKREIAEDAGGVLRFVGVVDMVNQKGEVKLQTYKNDHPFAQLSGADNIIAFTTTRYKAQPLIIRGPGAGAEVTAGGVFSDLLRLASYLGAPS; via the exons ATGGCGTCGCTCGCCTGGGTGATCTCCAGTAATCCCGGCCACGCGCTCTCCCCCAACATATTGGCTCACGACGCCAAGCCCAGGAAGATCTGCTACTCTCAATGCTCTACATTCTTTCTCCCTCCTCACCGCTCTCCCATTTGCAG AatgggttttgtttctgggctGGAAAGGAAAAGGTCACTCAAAACCCGTATCTTTGCGTCAGTCACAG ATACTCCAGTAAATGCATACCCAGAGAAAGTTCAGCTTCCTAAAGGTGACTGTTGGTCCGTCCATAAATTTGGTGGCACCTGTGTGGGGAGTTCAGAAAGAATTAAGAATGTTGCAAAAATAATTCTTAGTGATGACTCAGAGAGGAAGATGGTAGTTGTCTCGGCAATGTCCAAGGTAACGGACATGATGTATGATCTTATCTACAAGGCTCAATCACGAGATGAGGCCTACATATCTGCATTAGATGCCGTTTTAGAAAAGCACAAATCTACAGCTCTTGATTTACTTGATGGGGATGATCTTAGTAGTTTCTTAGCACAATTGCATCACGACATCAGTAACTTGAAAGCGATGCTTCGTGCTATATACATTG CTGGTCATGCGACAGAATCGTTCACAGATTTTGTTGTCGGACATGGAGAGTTATGGTCTGCGCAGATGTTGTCATGTGTTATTAGAAAG AATGGGTTAGATTGCAATTGGATGGATACAAGGGAAGTGCTTATTGTAAATCCTACAAGTTCTAATCAAGTTGATCCTGATTTAAAGGAATCTGAAGACAGACTTGAGAAATGGTATTCCAAAAACCCATCAAAAACAATTGTAGCTGCCGGCTTCATTGCTAGCACACCTCAAAATATTCCTACTACTTTGAAGAGAGATGGAAGTGACTTCTCTGCAGCAATCATGGGTGCCTTATTCAAGGCCGGTCAAGTCACAATTTGGACAGATGTTGATGGAGTCTATAGTGCAGATCCCAGAAAAG TCAGTGAGGCAGTGATTCTGAAGACTCTGTCTTATCAAGAAGCCTGGGAAATG TCTTATTTTGGGGCAAATGTTCTGCACCCACGCACTATCATCCCAGTGATGCAATATGACATTCCAATTATAATAAGGAACGTTTTCAACCTTGCTGCACCTGGAACAAAAATTTGTCGCCCTACTGAGGATGAAACTGATCAGGGTTTGGAGTCGTTTGTCAAAGGATTTGCCACAATAGACAACTTGGCCCTTGTCAATGTGGAAGG AACTGGAATGGCTGGTGTTCCTGGTACAGCAAGTGATATATTCAGTGCTGTAAAGGATGTTGGGGCTAATGTTATTATGATATCTCAG GCTAGTAGTGAGCACTCTGTGTGCTTTGCTGTCCCTGAGAAGGAAGTAAATGCTGTTTCTGAGTTACTGCAGTCTAGATTTCGTGAGGCTTTGAATGCTGGGCGTCTTTCTCAG GTTCAAGTCATTCCAAACTGTAGTATTTTGGCAGCAGTTGGCCAAAAAATGGCCAGTACTCCAGGAGTTAGTGCAACTCTTTTCAATGCACTGGCAAAG GCAAACATTAATGTGCGTGCAATTGCTCAGGGTTGTACTGAGTACAATATTACTGTAGTGATAAAGCGGGAGGATTGTATTAGGGCTCTGAGAGCTGTCCATTCTAGATTCTATCTTTCAAGAACCACAATAGCGGTGGGCATCATCGGACCTGGTCTGATTGGTGCCACATTACTAGATCAATTAAGGGATCAG GCAGCTACCCTCAAGGAAGAGTTTAACATCGATTTGCGTGTTATGGGAATCACTGGCTCACGGACAATGCTTTTGAGTGAGGC GGGTGTTGACTTATCTAGATGGAGAGAACTTCAAAAAGAGAAAGGAGCTGTGGCAGATATGGAAAAGTTTGTGCAGCATGTACATGGGAATCATTTTATTCCAAATACTGTTTTGGTTGACTGCACAGCTGACTCTAGTATTGCAAGCCATTACTATGACTGGTTGCGGAAAGGAATTCACGTAGTCACTCCCAACAAAAAGGCCAATTCAGGGCCGCTTGATCAA TATTTAAAATTACGAGCTCTTCAACGGCAATCATATACACATTACTTCTATGAAGCTACTGTTGGAGCTGGTCTGCCAATTATTAATACATTACAAGGTCTCCTCGAAACTGGAGACAAAATATTGCGTATTGAGGGCATCTTCAG TGGTACTCTGAGTTATATCTTTAACAATTTCACTGGAGGACGCACTTTTAGTGAGGTGGTGGCTGAAGCAAAGCAGGCAGGTTATACTGAGCCGGATCCAAGGGATGACTTATCTGGAACAGATGTTTGCAGAAAG GTGATAATTCTTGCTAGAGAATCTGGTCTTAAGCTGGAGCTCTCTGACATCCCTGTTGAAAGCCTTGTGCCGGAACCGTTGAAG GATAGTGCATCAGCCGAGGAATTCATGCAAAAACTTCCACAATTTGATCAAGAGATGAGTAAGAAAAGAGAGATAGCTGAGGATGCAGGAGGA GTCTTGAGATTCGTTGGGGTGGTTGACATGGTCAATCAGAAAGGGGAAGTGAAGCTGCAGACGTACAAGAATGATCATCCATTTGCTCAGCTTTCCGGGGCAGATAATATAATAGCGTTCACAACAACTAGATACAAAGCTCAACCCCTAATAATACGTGGACCTGGTGCTGGTGCTGAAGTCACTGCTGGTGGAGTCTTCAGTGACCTGTTGCGGCTTGCTTCGTACCTTGGTGCCCCGTCATAG
- the LOC103425226 gene encoding protein PARTING DANCERS-like, translating to MANVKETAQFPQKSMNSGGGGGVCMMSNTWRDEQHPSFINFVSAFLAANSFRLNFVPITPDFIFNCGGSSVAFIFMTSLDSGTISQFFGRVQKLKLQFANLYVVITLPTKEQNDLFVRSYFKFGMELGKPTFVLVKDLEMGFEKITKIAHSRGVCKREDATTKLKAERKQTVQTPGILRKVITAIPGIDNHDANALNQAIGSIEGIAKASKEQIMENTDLSADKALVLSRFFRDPKFYLSPKIN from the exons ATGGCGAACGTGAAAGAAACAGCTCAATTTCCACAAAAATCTATGAATTCAG gtggtggtggtggggtttGTATGATGAGCAATACATGGAGGGACGAACAACATCCGTCCTTCATCAACTTCGTCTCCGCTTTCCTCGCCGCAAACTCCTTCCGCCTCAACTTTGTCCCAATTACCCCc GACTTCATTTTCAACTGTGGGGGTTCATCTGTGGCATTCATTTTCATGACTAGCTTGGATTCCGGTACCATCTCGCAATTCTTCGGCAG AGTTCAGAAGCTGAAGCTGCAATTTGCAAATCTATACGTTGTCATCACGCTCCCAACCAAGGAGCAAAACGATTTGTTTGTTCGTTCTTACTTCAA ATTCGGGATGGAACTCGGCAAGCCAACGTTCGTTCTGGTTAAGGACTTGGAAATGGGGTTCGAGAAGATAACGAAAATAGCTCATTCTCGTGGGG TGTGCAAGCGAGAGGATGCCACAACAAAATTGAAGGCTGAG AGGAAGCAAACAGTGCAAACACCAGGCATACTGAGAAAAGTGATCACAGCCATTCCGGGCATCGACAATCATGATGCAAATGCG CTTAACCAGGCTATCGGATCAATCGAAGGAATTGCCAAGGCATCAAAGGAGCAGATTATGGAAAACACAGACCTCTCAGCTGACAAGGCACTAGTGCTTTCAAGGTTTTTCAGAGATCCAAAGTTTTACCTCAGTCCTAAGATCAACTGA
- the LOC103425227 gene encoding bifunctional aspartokinase/homoserine dehydrogenase 2, chloroplastic-like isoform X3 — protein sequence MASLAWVISSNPGHALSPNILAHDAKPRKICYSQCSTFFLPPHRSPICRMGFVSGLERKRSLKTRIFASVTVDTPVNAYPEKVQLPKGDCWSVHKFGGTCVGSSERIKNVAKIILSDDSERKMVVVSAMSKVTDMMYDLIYKAQSRDEAYISALDAVLEKHKSTALDLLDGDDLSSFLAQLHHDISNLKAMLRAIYIAGHATESFTDFVVGHGELWSAQMLSCVIRKNGLDCNWMDTREVLIVNPTSSNQVDPDLKESEDRLEKWYSKNPSKTIVAAGFIASTPQNIPTTLKRDGSDFSAAIMGALFKAGQVTIWTDVDGVYSADPRKVSEAVILKTLSYQEAWEMSYFGANVLHPRTIIPVMQYDIPIIIRNVFNLAAPGTKICRPTEDETDQGLESFVKGFATIDNLALVNVEGTGMAGVPGTASDIFSAVKDVGANVIMISQASSEHSVCFAVPEKEVNAVSELLQSRFREALNAGRLSQVQVIPNCSILAAVGQKMASTPGVSATLFNALAKANINVRAIAQGCTEYNITVVIKREDCIRALRAVHSRFYLSRTTIAVGIIGPGLIGATLLDQLRDQAATLKEEFNIDLRVMGITGSRTMLLSEAGVDLSRWRELQKEKGAVADMEKFVQHVHGNHFIPNTVLVDCTADSSIASHYYDWLRKGIHVVTPNKKANSGPLDQYLKLRALQRQSYTHYFYEATVGAGLPIINTLQGLLETGDKILRIEGIFSGTLSYIFNNFTGGRTFSEVVAEAK from the exons ATGGCGTCGCTCGCCTGGGTGATCTCCAGTAATCCCGGCCACGCGCTCTCCCCCAACATATTGGCTCACGACGCCAAGCCCAGGAAGATCTGCTACTCTCAATGCTCTACATTCTTTCTCCCTCCTCACCGCTCTCCCATTTGCAG AatgggttttgtttctgggctGGAAAGGAAAAGGTCACTCAAAACCCGTATCTTTGCGTCAGTCACAG TAGATACTCCAGTAAATGCATACCCAGAGAAAGTTCAGCTTCCTAAAGGTGACTGTTGGTCCGTCCATAAATTTGGTGGCACCTGTGTGGGGAGTTCAGAAAGAATTAAGAATGTTGCAAAAATAATTCTTAGTGATGACTCAGAGAGGAAGATGGTAGTTGTCTCGGCAATGTCCAAGGTAACGGACATGATGTATGATCTTATCTACAAGGCTCAATCACGAGATGAGGCCTACATATCTGCATTAGATGCCGTTTTAGAAAAGCACAAATCTACAGCTCTTGATTTACTTGATGGGGATGATCTTAGTAGTTTCTTAGCACAATTGCATCACGACATCAGTAACTTGAAAGCGATGCTTCGTGCTATATACATTG CTGGTCATGCGACAGAATCGTTCACAGATTTTGTTGTCGGACATGGAGAGTTATGGTCTGCGCAGATGTTGTCATGTGTTATTAGAAAG AATGGGTTAGATTGCAATTGGATGGATACAAGGGAAGTGCTTATTGTAAATCCTACAAGTTCTAATCAAGTTGATCCTGATTTAAAGGAATCTGAAGACAGACTTGAGAAATGGTATTCCAAAAACCCATCAAAAACAATTGTAGCTGCCGGCTTCATTGCTAGCACACCTCAAAATATTCCTACTACTTTGAAGAGAGATGGAAGTGACTTCTCTGCAGCAATCATGGGTGCCTTATTCAAGGCCGGTCAAGTCACAATTTGGACAGATGTTGATGGAGTCTATAGTGCAGATCCCAGAAAAG TCAGTGAGGCAGTGATTCTGAAGACTCTGTCTTATCAAGAAGCCTGGGAAATG TCTTATTTTGGGGCAAATGTTCTGCACCCACGCACTATCATCCCAGTGATGCAATATGACATTCCAATTATAATAAGGAACGTTTTCAACCTTGCTGCACCTGGAACAAAAATTTGTCGCCCTACTGAGGATGAAACTGATCAGGGTTTGGAGTCGTTTGTCAAAGGATTTGCCACAATAGACAACTTGGCCCTTGTCAATGTGGAAGG AACTGGAATGGCTGGTGTTCCTGGTACAGCAAGTGATATATTCAGTGCTGTAAAGGATGTTGGGGCTAATGTTATTATGATATCTCAG GCTAGTAGTGAGCACTCTGTGTGCTTTGCTGTCCCTGAGAAGGAAGTAAATGCTGTTTCTGAGTTACTGCAGTCTAGATTTCGTGAGGCTTTGAATGCTGGGCGTCTTTCTCAG GTTCAAGTCATTCCAAACTGTAGTATTTTGGCAGCAGTTGGCCAAAAAATGGCCAGTACTCCAGGAGTTAGTGCAACTCTTTTCAATGCACTGGCAAAG GCAAACATTAATGTGCGTGCAATTGCTCAGGGTTGTACTGAGTACAATATTACTGTAGTGATAAAGCGGGAGGATTGTATTAGGGCTCTGAGAGCTGTCCATTCTAGATTCTATCTTTCAAGAACCACAATAGCGGTGGGCATCATCGGACCTGGTCTGATTGGTGCCACATTACTAGATCAATTAAGGGATCAG GCAGCTACCCTCAAGGAAGAGTTTAACATCGATTTGCGTGTTATGGGAATCACTGGCTCACGGACAATGCTTTTGAGTGAGGC GGGTGTTGACTTATCTAGATGGAGAGAACTTCAAAAAGAGAAAGGAGCTGTGGCAGATATGGAAAAGTTTGTGCAGCATGTACATGGGAATCATTTTATTCCAAATACTGTTTTGGTTGACTGCACAGCTGACTCTAGTATTGCAAGCCATTACTATGACTGGTTGCGGAAAGGAATTCACGTAGTCACTCCCAACAAAAAGGCCAATTCAGGGCCGCTTGATCAA TATTTAAAATTACGAGCTCTTCAACGGCAATCATATACACATTACTTCTATGAAGCTACTGTTGGAGCTGGTCTGCCAATTATTAATACATTACAAGGTCTCCTCGAAACTGGAGACAAAATATTGCGTATTGAGGGCATCTTCAG